The Hymenobacter sp. GOD-10R genome includes a window with the following:
- a CDS encoding LTA synthase family protein, with amino-acid sequence MPSLALRLLLRRFSMLLGLYLLLRIGFYVANHDVFREASSGQVLWAFWHGFRFDIAGLLLLNLPFVVLSLVPAFGRNWQRALRGIYLVLNSVGLALNIVDTEYFKFIGRRTSNELSTIGSDVSRQAVQLLGHYWYLLIPFIALMLLLGYLYPMPGQQPAVSATSAKPLQRFGWQAVEVALVALAVVLGIRGGLQLKPLRTGHAFVQQPALLGHLALNSTFTFLKSLGYQPAEHKQYFASPAALRHALAARPLPARSAMGAPLRDNVVVLLLESFASEYTGIENNGQGYTPFFDSLATKSLFFREHYANGRRSIEALPAVLAGLPSLMEGPFITSNYQTDELHGLGEVLGRQGYTTSMFHGAQNGTMGFNTFAGIAGVQRYYGLSEYPGGANSPDYDGHWGIFDEPYLQYFSQQLGKQPEPFFSTLFTLSSHEPFTVPAQYQGRFPAGDLPIHATIGYTDNALRKFFAAASRQPWYKHTLFILLADHTSQTSRAGYQNALGSYKTPLLLFHPGRQLPAADVHRITQQADVPATVLDYLGLRANRQLLPFGYSVFDQGTTGRALYLSGGSYFLVHRDLVTELTADNQVLLYPYQTHTISTESLPHPDVRRVQQYGDELKACVQFFVNGLSDNQLYKAGN; translated from the coding sequence GTGCCTTCCCTTGCTTTGCGCCTCTTACTGCGGCGCTTTTCCATGCTGCTCGGTTTGTATCTGCTGCTGCGGATCGGCTTTTACGTAGCTAACCACGACGTCTTCCGCGAGGCCTCAAGCGGCCAGGTCCTTTGGGCGTTCTGGCACGGTTTCCGGTTCGATATTGCCGGGTTGCTGCTGCTCAATCTGCCGTTTGTGGTGTTGTCGTTGGTGCCGGCCTTTGGGCGCAATTGGCAGCGGGCACTACGCGGGATCTATCTGGTGCTGAACTCGGTAGGCCTAGCCTTGAATATTGTTGACACCGAGTACTTTAAGTTTATTGGGCGGCGCACATCCAACGAACTGTCCACCATTGGCTCCGACGTATCGCGCCAGGCCGTGCAGCTGCTAGGGCACTACTGGTATCTACTGATTCCATTCATCGCGCTGATGCTACTGCTCGGCTACTTGTACCCGATGCCGGGGCAACAGCCTGCTGTGTCTGCCACCTCCGCTAAACCGCTGCAGCGGTTTGGCTGGCAAGCCGTGGAAGTAGCGCTGGTGGCACTTGCGGTAGTGCTCGGCATCCGAGGTGGCTTGCAGCTGAAGCCCTTGCGCACAGGCCATGCGTTTGTGCAGCAGCCAGCCCTACTCGGCCACTTGGCCCTAAATAGCACCTTCACGTTTTTGAAAAGCCTAGGGTATCAGCCGGCCGAACACAAGCAGTATTTCGCTTCTCCGGCTGCCCTGCGGCACGCATTAGCGGCTCGACCGCTGCCAGCTCGCTCTGCCATGGGCGCGCCCCTACGCGACAATGTGGTCGTGTTGCTGCTCGAAAGCTTTGCTTCGGAGTATACCGGCATCGAAAACAACGGTCAAGGCTACACGCCCTTCTTTGACTCGCTGGCCACTAAAAGCTTATTCTTTCGTGAGCATTACGCCAATGGTCGTCGTTCTATCGAAGCATTGCCGGCTGTGCTGGCGGGGCTACCCTCTCTTATGGAAGGCCCCTTTATCACATCAAATTACCAAACTGACGAGCTACATGGCCTAGGTGAGGTGCTGGGGCGGCAGGGCTATACCACGTCTATGTTTCATGGGGCGCAGAATGGCACCATGGGCTTCAACACCTTTGCCGGTATTGCGGGCGTTCAGCGGTATTATGGCCTATCGGAGTACCCCGGCGGCGCTAACAGCCCCGACTACGATGGTCACTGGGGCATCTTCGACGAGCCTTACCTCCAATACTTTAGCCAGCAGCTAGGGAAGCAGCCCGAGCCTTTTTTCTCTACCCTATTCACCCTCAGCTCGCACGAGCCTTTCACGGTGCCGGCGCAATATCAGGGCCGTTTTCCGGCTGGTGATTTGCCTATCCACGCTACCATTGGCTACACGGACAATGCCCTGCGAAAGTTTTTTGCGGCCGCAAGTCGTCAGCCGTGGTACAAGCACACGTTGTTTATTTTGCTCGCCGACCACACCTCGCAGACGAGCCGGGCGGGGTACCAGAATGCGCTGGGTAGCTACAAAACACCGTTACTGCTCTTTCATCCGGGCCGCCAACTCCCGGCCGCCGACGTGCACCGCATCACGCAGCAAGCCGACGTGCCCGCTACTGTACTCGACTACCTAGGTCTGCGCGCCAACCGCCAACTTCTGCCTTTCGGCTACTCCGTTTTCGACCAGGGCACAACCGGCCGGGCACTTTACCTAAGCGGTGGCTCCTACTTCTTGGTGCACCGCGACCTTGTGACGGAACTTACGGCTGATAACCAAGTATTGCTTTACCCTTATCAGACGCACACCATTTCAACCGAGTCGCTCCCCCACCCCGATGTGCGTAGAGTACAGCAATACGGTGACGAGCTAAAGGCATGTGTGCAGTTCTTCGTGAACGGGCTTTCTGATAATCAGCTTTATAAGGCAGGGAATTAG
- a CDS encoding type I restriction enzyme HsdR N-terminal domain-containing protein: MQALNLPPFEYKVTKSGPNSLIWDVLRRKNVVLTPEEWVRQHVVHYLIEHLGYPRGLLTLERGHAYNQRQKRTDLCAFNSAGQPLLLVECKATTVPITAAVAHQAATYNQTIGAPLLLLTNGLQHYCWRVDFVQRRNEQLAEIPDYAAAQLLSGASS; encoded by the coding sequence ATGCAAGCGCTAAACCTGCCGCCTTTCGAATACAAAGTTACAAAATCAGGCCCGAATTCGCTAATCTGGGACGTTTTACGCCGCAAGAACGTAGTCCTGACGCCAGAAGAATGGGTGCGTCAGCACGTCGTTCATTACCTGATTGAGCACCTTGGCTACCCACGCGGCCTGTTGACCTTAGAACGGGGCCACGCGTACAATCAGCGCCAAAAACGCACGGATTTGTGCGCTTTCAACTCGGCTGGCCAACCCTTATTGTTGGTCGAGTGCAAGGCGACGACGGTGCCCATCACAGCCGCTGTAGCCCACCAAGCGGCTACGTACAACCAGACGATTGGTGCGCCGTTATTGCTGCTCACCAATGGCTTACAGCATTATTGCTGGCGCGTCGATTTTGTGCAGCGGCGCAATGAGCAGCTAGCTGAAATTCCAGACTATGCTGCTGCTCAGCTACTTTCCGGCGCTTCTAGCTAA
- a CDS encoding alpha-ketoacid dehydrogenase subunit alpha/beta, with protein sequence MSTVESALAPAVALSKEELLRDYRIGWESRQASLAGRKEVFMGKAKFGIFGDGKELPQLAMARAFQAGDFRSGYYRDQTFMLAAGELNLQQYFAQLYAHPDVEADPATGGRCMNGHYATRLLDEDGNFKPQTSSKNSSADISPTAAQMPRLVGLAYASKLYRQNPELHGLTDFSVNGNEVAFGTIGNASTSEGMFFEAINAAGVLQIPMLVSVWDDHYGISVPAEYQTTKQSISEILAGFQRNGPGEQGFEIFVVKGWDYPALVETYQRAAELCRREHVPVLIHVTEVTQPQGHSTSGSHERYKSKERLAWEQEHDCMRKMRQWLLKEGYATPEELFRLEDEAMDAVKKARSAAWQAFFNPIQQEREELAQLLEKLASEAEKPNNLHKSIEHLKQNPTALRADIIRTARRALRQVRGQRGFARRELQQWLEQATADNADRYNSYLYSQSEQAALNITEVKAEFAPNAAQVDAREVLQACFEANFRRDPTIFAIGEDVGQIGDVNQAFAGLQAKFGELRVTDTGIRESTIIGQGIGAALRGLRPITEIQYLDYMLYAIQILSDDLATLQYRTKGGQKAPLIVRTRGHRLEGVWHAGSPMGMILNSLRGIHVCVPRNMTQAAGFYNTLLRSDEPAVVVECLNGYRLKETIPQNVGEFTVPLGVPEVLLEGSDVTIVTYGSMCRIVLDAARQLAKVGISVEVIDVQTLLPFDIEHLIVDSIRKTNRVVFTDEDVPGGATGYMLQQVLDEQQAYRHLDAQPRCLSAQAHRPPYGTDGDYFSKPNAEDVFDVVYEIMHETDPKRFPTIY encoded by the coding sequence ATGTCTACTGTCGAATCTGCCCTAGCTCCGGCTGTTGCCTTGAGCAAAGAAGAACTGCTGCGTGATTACCGCATTGGCTGGGAAAGCCGACAGGCTTCGTTGGCCGGTCGCAAAGAGGTATTTATGGGTAAAGCTAAGTTCGGCATCTTTGGCGACGGCAAAGAGCTGCCCCAACTGGCCATGGCCCGCGCATTCCAGGCGGGTGATTTCCGCTCCGGCTACTACCGCGACCAGACCTTTATGCTCGCGGCCGGAGAGCTCAACTTACAGCAATACTTCGCCCAACTCTACGCGCACCCCGACGTGGAAGCGGACCCCGCCACCGGCGGCCGTTGCATGAATGGGCACTACGCCACGCGTCTGCTCGACGAAGATGGCAACTTCAAGCCCCAGACCTCCAGCAAGAACTCTAGCGCTGATATTTCGCCGACGGCCGCTCAGATGCCGCGCCTAGTAGGCCTAGCCTATGCTTCCAAGTTGTACCGCCAGAACCCAGAGTTGCACGGCCTTACCGATTTCTCGGTGAATGGCAATGAAGTAGCGTTCGGTACCATTGGCAACGCTAGTACTTCGGAAGGAATGTTCTTTGAGGCCATCAATGCCGCCGGGGTTCTCCAGATTCCAATGCTGGTATCGGTCTGGGATGACCACTACGGCATCTCGGTGCCTGCCGAATACCAAACCACCAAGCAGAGCATCAGTGAAATACTAGCGGGCTTCCAACGCAATGGACCCGGCGAGCAGGGCTTCGAAATCTTTGTGGTGAAGGGATGGGACTACCCAGCGCTAGTCGAAACCTACCAGCGCGCCGCCGAGCTGTGCCGTCGCGAGCATGTGCCGGTGCTCATCCACGTTACGGAGGTCACGCAACCGCAAGGGCACTCCACTTCTGGCTCGCACGAGCGCTACAAGAGCAAGGAGCGCTTGGCCTGGGAGCAGGAGCATGACTGCATGCGCAAGATGCGGCAGTGGCTGTTGAAAGAAGGCTACGCAACCCCCGAGGAGCTTTTTCGATTGGAAGATGAGGCGATGGATGCCGTGAAAAAGGCGCGTAGCGCTGCTTGGCAGGCCTTCTTCAATCCTATTCAGCAAGAGCGGGAGGAGCTAGCCCAGCTACTAGAAAAGCTAGCTTCGGAGGCTGAGAAGCCCAACAATCTGCACAAGTCCATCGAGCACCTGAAGCAGAATCCCACGGCACTCCGCGCCGATATTATCCGGACGGCCCGGCGGGCCCTGCGCCAAGTGCGCGGCCAGCGCGGATTTGCTCGTCGTGAGTTGCAGCAGTGGCTGGAGCAGGCCACCGCCGATAACGCGGACCGCTACAACTCCTACCTCTACAGCCAGAGCGAACAAGCCGCGCTAAACATCACGGAAGTAAAGGCCGAATTTGCTCCTAACGCCGCGCAAGTAGATGCCCGCGAGGTACTGCAAGCCTGCTTCGAAGCGAACTTCCGCCGCGACCCTACCATCTTTGCTATTGGGGAGGATGTAGGGCAGATTGGTGATGTAAACCAAGCCTTTGCTGGCTTGCAAGCCAAGTTTGGCGAGTTACGCGTCACCGATACCGGCATCCGCGAGAGCACCATTATAGGGCAAGGAATAGGAGCCGCTTTGCGTGGCTTGCGCCCCATCACCGAAATCCAGTATTTGGATTACATGCTTTATGCTATCCAAATTTTGTCCGATGATCTAGCTACGCTTCAATATCGTACGAAAGGGGGGCAGAAAGCACCCCTGATCGTGCGTACCCGCGGCCACCGACTTGAAGGAGTGTGGCACGCTGGTTCGCCTATGGGTATGATATTGAACAGCCTGCGGGGAATACACGTGTGTGTGCCGCGCAATATGACCCAGGCCGCGGGGTTTTATAATACCCTGCTCCGCTCCGACGAGCCTGCAGTGGTAGTGGAGTGTCTTAACGGCTATCGTCTCAAGGAAACGATTCCGCAAAACGTTGGGGAGTTCACCGTGCCGCTTGGTGTGCCAGAGGTACTGCTAGAAGGCTCCGACGTAACGATTGTTACCTACGGCTCGATGTGCCGCATTGTGCTCGACGCTGCTCGGCAGCTTGCTAAGGTGGGCATATCAGTGGAAGTGATTGACGTACAAACGCTACTACCTTTCGATATAGAACACCTTATTGTGGATAGCATCCGCAAAACCAACCGGGTGGTGTTCACCGATGAGGACGTGCCTGGCGGCGCTACTGGCTACATGTTGCAGCAGGTGCTCGACGAGCAGCAAGCGTACCGGCACCTCGACGC
- a CDS encoding DUF1573 domain-containing protein has product MKKFASLLFGLGLLLTHLGAQAQGIMTFEKDAHDFGNVPEGTMATYEFKFKNTGNQPVVIANVQASCGCTTPDWTKTPVLPGKIGMVKAVYSSAGRPGVFNKTVTVTSNAATPSTVLSIKGTVLGKDEMKTKLTPAQLAQSPHAKLNTTTHDFGKVEVGQQPVVRLTVQNTGKQDLVMGMLSSTCNCVGYKAAPQPIKPGQSVPVELVYAPRQAGQSMEVVTMSSNDLNGDSKVTLRANVVRDLNAASMVKESGTAVPFK; this is encoded by the coding sequence ATGAAAAAGTTCGCCTCCCTTTTGTTTGGCCTCGGTCTCTTGCTGACCCACTTAGGTGCTCAGGCGCAAGGCATCATGACCTTCGAAAAAGATGCCCATGACTTCGGCAACGTCCCCGAAGGCACGATGGCTACCTATGAATTTAAGTTTAAGAACACCGGTAATCAGCCCGTCGTAATTGCCAACGTGCAGGCGTCTTGTGGCTGTACTACCCCCGACTGGACCAAAACGCCTGTGCTGCCAGGCAAAATTGGCATGGTGAAAGCCGTTTACAGCAGCGCGGGCCGTCCGGGCGTATTCAATAAAACCGTAACGGTAACCAGCAACGCGGCTACCCCAAGCACCGTGCTCAGCATCAAAGGCACCGTGCTCGGCAAGGACGAGATGAAGACCAAGCTTACTCCAGCCCAGCTAGCTCAGTCGCCTCACGCCAAACTAAACACGACCACCCACGATTTCGGCAAGGTGGAAGTGGGCCAGCAGCCGGTAGTACGCCTCACGGTGCAGAACACCGGCAAACAAGATTTAGTGATGGGCATGCTTTCTTCTACGTGCAACTGCGTAGGTTATAAGGCTGCGCCACAACCCATTAAACCCGGCCAGAGTGTACCCGTTGAGCTAGTGTATGCTCCTCGCCAAGCCGGACAGAGCATGGAAGTGGTTACCATGAGTTCCAACGACCTGAATGGCGATTCCAAAGTAACGTTGCGGGCGAACGTCGTACGCGACCTGAATGCAGCCAGCATGGTGAAGGAGAGCGGCACGGCCGTTCCGTTTAAGTAG
- the ald gene encoding alanine dehydrogenase: protein MIIGVPKEIKNNENRVGLTPAGVAELRKHHHTVYVQASAGLGSGFQDTEYEQAGAVILPTIADVYGQAEMIVKVKEPIQEEYALIKEGQLLFTYFHFASSEDLTHAMIERKATCLAYETVERADRSLPLLIPMSEVAGRMAPQEGAKYLEKPLKGRGILLGGVPGVKPAHVLVLGGGIVGTQAAKIAAGLGAQVTLMDISLNRLRELDDIMPKNVSTVYSNEYNIREAIKTADLIVGAVLIPGAKAPHLITRDMLKTMKPGTVLVDVAVDQGGCIETCKPTTHEDPTFIIDDIVHYCVANMPGAVPYTSTLALTNATLPYAVKLANQGWQEACRQNADLRLGLNVVNGEVVYKGVAEAWNLPLVSVESVLEPAHA from the coding sequence ATGATTATCGGTGTTCCAAAAGAAATTAAGAATAACGAAAACCGTGTAGGTCTCACGCCCGCAGGCGTTGCGGAACTGCGCAAGCATCACCACACGGTGTACGTGCAGGCTTCAGCTGGCCTCGGCAGCGGCTTCCAAGACACTGAATACGAACAAGCTGGCGCCGTAATCCTGCCTACAATTGCCGATGTGTACGGCCAAGCCGAGATGATCGTGAAGGTGAAGGAGCCGATTCAGGAAGAATACGCCTTGATCAAGGAAGGACAACTGCTGTTCACGTACTTCCACTTTGCTTCAAGCGAAGATCTTACGCACGCCATGATCGAGCGCAAGGCCACGTGCCTCGCCTACGAAACTGTAGAACGCGCCGACCGGTCGTTGCCCCTACTCATTCCGATGAGTGAGGTAGCCGGCCGCATGGCCCCGCAGGAAGGCGCTAAGTACCTAGAGAAACCCCTAAAAGGCCGCGGCATTCTGCTCGGCGGCGTGCCCGGCGTGAAGCCAGCGCACGTGCTGGTGCTAGGTGGGGGCATTGTGGGTACCCAAGCCGCGAAAATTGCCGCTGGCCTAGGTGCTCAGGTTACGTTGATGGACATCAGCCTGAACCGTCTGCGTGAGCTAGACGATATCATGCCCAAGAACGTGTCGACGGTGTACTCCAACGAGTACAACATCCGCGAAGCCATCAAAACGGCCGACCTAATCGTAGGTGCTGTGCTAATTCCTGGAGCGAAAGCGCCTCACCTGATTACCCGCGACATGCTTAAGACCATGAAGCCCGGCACTGTGCTCGTCGACGTGGCTGTGGACCAGGGCGGCTGCATCGAAACCTGCAAGCCTACCACCCACGAAGATCCCACCTTCATCATCGACGACATCGTGCACTACTGCGTGGCCAACATGCCCGGCGCGGTACCTTACACCAGCACCCTAGCGCTGACCAACGCCACCCTGCCCTACGCTGTGAAGCTAGCTAACCAGGGCTGGCAGGAGGCCTGCCGTCAAAACGCAGACTTACGCCTCGGCCTGAACGTCGTAAATGGCGAAGTGGTCTATAAGGGCGTTGCGGAAGCTTGGAACCTGCCTTTGGTAAGTGTAGAATCGGTATTAGAGCCAGCTCACGCCTAA
- a CDS encoding SMI1/KNR4 family protein, translating into MIGILFTGAPIASATTLALLPSYLQNFLRQQNGVVAYFGGLHIRGCGGVPAWHSLEEAWHGPNAFWRTYDTVERTDIPFAQDCLGNQFLLRQEAVYFLDTETGELADLEVDFKHFLFGVEKFPVDALGMQPLRTFQQGGGVLPPGQLLSLYPPACIATDSKTKPSIKAVPSVERLAWLADFYKKIKGLPDGQSIQFKSGE; encoded by the coding sequence ATGATCGGAATTCTTTTCACTGGCGCTCCTATTGCCAGTGCCACGACCCTAGCCCTCCTTCCTTCCTATCTTCAGAACTTTCTCCGCCAGCAAAATGGGGTAGTCGCCTACTTCGGCGGGCTGCACATCCGCGGTTGCGGTGGAGTGCCCGCCTGGCATTCACTAGAGGAAGCGTGGCACGGCCCAAATGCGTTTTGGCGCACTTATGACACCGTAGAGCGGACGGACATTCCGTTTGCGCAAGATTGCCTAGGCAACCAGTTTTTACTGCGACAAGAAGCCGTGTACTTCCTCGACACCGAAACCGGCGAGCTAGCTGACCTAGAGGTAGATTTCAAGCACTTCTTGTTTGGTGTGGAGAAATTCCCAGTTGACGCCCTCGGTATGCAGCCGCTGCGCACCTTTCAGCAGGGTGGCGGCGTACTTCCACCCGGTCAGCTACTAAGCCTTTATCCACCGGCCTGCATTGCCACGGATAGCAAAACAAAGCCAAGCATTAAAGCCGTACCTAGCGTTGAACGGCTAGCTTGGCTAGCTGACTTCTACAAGAAAATCAAAGGCTTACCCGACGGCCAATCTATTCAGTTTAAGTCGGGCGAATAA
- a CDS encoding oligosaccharide flippase family protein — translation MPGARFHVCFSRIFAALTYASASIKKFFGNISFVVLLNLLVKPGWVVVENLVQDRLGHAAFGTFTALSAWTLIIASVSDLGTTQLMTKRVAASPDFLPEYFPTLLPLKGWLMAVFLGITVAVGAVLGYQGHVLLLLALIGAGLLLTQYTQFLRGALQAHQRFNTDAVLSILEKALLLLMVLGLLPIGLTLDRYVGARSAAVLFTFVVLYALVSRLYGRVRYRLRWDHARTLLRDSMPFALIALLYGLNERVDMGMLERLVSAKEASYYAGAYRWVDAVMMYLWTVLPLFFAKFALATHRREEQQELLWFGQRVVTVPLLFVCAFVLFRGEVLFWQFTHSSPEELGRMALCLKILFVNVLVHAFFAIYSTLLTSTSQERPVSWLVAGSISLNIGLNFVLLPRYGALAASVNTLLCAVFVSVGYLWLVRNQAGVAIPWRVLAQLFLAFGLLCGTFLGLRWLVNQWLVEAVLAGVAFVGILFLTKIVRVAELQKLRKRG, via the coding sequence TTGCCAGGAGCTAGGTTCCACGTTTGCTTTTCCCGTATTTTCGCCGCGCTTACTTACGCCTCTGCTTCTATCAAAAAGTTTTTCGGAAATATCAGCTTCGTCGTACTGCTCAACCTGCTGGTAAAACCGGGATGGGTAGTGGTAGAAAACCTGGTGCAAGACCGGCTCGGGCACGCCGCTTTTGGCACGTTCACCGCTTTATCAGCCTGGACGCTCATCATTGCTTCTGTGTCGGACCTAGGTACCACGCAGCTCATGACCAAGCGGGTAGCCGCCTCCCCCGACTTTTTGCCCGAGTATTTCCCCACGCTCTTGCCCCTCAAAGGCTGGCTGATGGCGGTATTCCTAGGCATCACGGTGGCCGTTGGTGCGGTACTTGGCTACCAAGGCCATGTACTGCTGCTACTGGCTCTCATCGGAGCCGGTTTGTTGCTGACCCAATACACGCAGTTTTTGCGCGGAGCCTTGCAGGCGCATCAGCGCTTCAATACCGACGCTGTGCTCTCCATCTTGGAGAAAGCCCTGCTGCTCCTGATGGTGCTAGGGTTGCTGCCCATCGGGCTCACCCTCGACCGCTACGTGGGAGCACGCTCGGCGGCGGTTCTCTTCACGTTCGTGGTACTGTACGCACTCGTCTCGCGGCTGTATGGCCGGGTGCGCTACCGCTTGCGCTGGGACCATGCCCGTACCCTCTTGCGCGACAGCATGCCATTTGCGCTCATTGCCCTGCTCTATGGCCTCAATGAGCGAGTGGACATGGGTATGCTGGAGCGGCTTGTGTCGGCGAAGGAAGCTAGCTATTATGCCGGCGCTTACCGCTGGGTCGATGCCGTGATGATGTACCTGTGGACGGTGCTGCCGCTGTTTTTTGCCAAGTTTGCCCTCGCCACGCACCGCCGCGAGGAGCAACAAGAGTTGCTCTGGTTTGGGCAACGCGTCGTTACGGTGCCCTTGCTGTTTGTGTGCGCCTTCGTGCTGTTCCGGGGCGAGGTGCTCTTCTGGCAATTCACTCACAGTTCGCCCGAGGAGCTAGGCCGTATGGCCCTGTGTCTGAAGATCTTGTTTGTGAACGTGCTGGTGCACGCCTTTTTCGCCATTTATAGCACGCTACTCACCAGCACCAGCCAAGAACGCCCCGTTAGCTGGCTGGTAGCCGGGAGCATTTCCTTGAACATAGGGCTAAACTTCGTGCTGCTACCCCGCTACGGTGCCTTGGCAGCTTCGGTCAATACCCTATTGTGTGCTGTATTTGTGTCCGTGGGGTATTTGTGGCTGGTGCGCAATCAGGCAGGCGTTGCCATCCCGTGGCGCGTGCTGGCGCAGCTGTTCCTGGCGTTTGGCCTGCTGTGCGGCACCTTCCTAGGTTTGCGCTGGCTTGTCAATCAATGGCTTGTGGAAGCCGTGCTAGCCGGAGTAGCGTTTGTAGGCATCTTGTTCCTAACAAAGATCGTACGCGTAGCGGAGCTTCAGAAGCTCCGCAAGCGGGGCTAG
- a CDS encoding glycosyltransferase family 1 protein: protein MIIAVNVRFLLPGNQLEGIGRFTYETLIRMVRQHPEHTFHFLFDRPFDPKYVFAENVVPHVLFPPARHPFLFVAWFEGAVAQTLRRLRPDVFLSLDGFTTLRTDVPRVTVMHDLAFEHFPQDVGFLQRQYYYFFAPRFAFASACVVAVSEATKQDLIDTYQLPAERIQVVYNAADARFRPQPEVRQAATRAKFSSDQPYFLFVGALQPRKNLVNLLRAFEQFKDETGADTQLVVVGRKAWKAGAIFDVYEQMHYQDDVHLTGRVNDAELVGLYAAALATVYVPYFEGFGIPVIEAQACGSPVITSNCSSLPEVAGDAALLVDPFSVESIAAALTQMQHDAALRQELIAKGFHNMERFSWEQSAAKLWQTLEEAVDPSY from the coding sequence TTGATCATCGCCGTCAACGTCCGCTTCTTGCTGCCCGGCAACCAACTTGAGGGCATCGGGCGTTTTACTTACGAAACGCTGATCCGAATGGTGCGCCAGCATCCCGAGCACACCTTCCACTTCCTGTTCGACCGGCCATTTGATCCGAAGTACGTCTTTGCCGAAAACGTGGTGCCCCACGTGCTGTTTCCCCCAGCCCGGCACCCGTTTCTCTTCGTAGCGTGGTTTGAAGGGGCGGTAGCGCAAACGCTACGTCGGTTACGCCCCGATGTGTTTCTGAGTCTCGACGGCTTTACGACACTACGCACCGACGTGCCCCGCGTGACGGTGATGCACGACCTAGCTTTTGAGCATTTTCCGCAAGACGTAGGCTTTTTACAACGGCAGTACTATTACTTCTTTGCCCCGCGCTTTGCCTTCGCTTCAGCTTGCGTGGTTGCCGTTTCGGAAGCTACCAAGCAAGACCTCATTGATACGTACCAACTACCTGCTGAGCGGATTCAGGTAGTTTACAATGCCGCGGATGCTAGGTTCCGGCCGCAACCGGAAGTTAGGCAGGCTGCAACCCGCGCCAAGTTCAGCAGCGACCAGCCTTACTTTCTCTTCGTAGGCGCCTTGCAGCCACGCAAGAACCTAGTGAATCTGCTCCGGGCTTTCGAACAGTTTAAAGATGAAACAGGCGCCGACACGCAACTGGTGGTAGTAGGTCGCAAAGCTTGGAAAGCCGGTGCCATCTTCGATGTGTACGAGCAGATGCACTACCAAGACGACGTGCACCTCACCGGCCGAGTAAACGATGCGGAGCTAGTAGGTCTCTACGCGGCAGCTTTAGCAACGGTATATGTGCCTTACTTCGAAGGCTTTGGCATCCCCGTCATCGAAGCGCAAGCCTGCGGTAGCCCTGTAATCACCTCTAACTGCAGCTCCTTGCCGGAAGTAGCAGGCGATGCAGCCTTGCTCGTCGATCCTTTTTCGGTTGAATCTATTGCCGCCGCCCTAACGCAAATGCAACACGATGCAGCTTTGCGGCAGGAATTGATAGCCAAGGGCTTCCATAATATGGAGCGTTTTTCTTGGGAGCAAAGCGCAGCCAAGCTATGGCAAACACTAGAAGAGGCTGTTGATCCCTCCTACTAG
- a CDS encoding AMP nucleosidase encodes MKDKASIVENWLPRYTGVPLKEFGQYILLTNFINYVQMFAQQFGVEVRGLDKPMQTATANNITIINFGMGSPMAATVMDLLSAINPKAALFLGKCGGLKSKTKLGDLILPIAAIRGEGTSDDYLPPEIPALPSFRLQRAVSSMIKKHEKDYWTGTVYTTNRRVWEHDAAFKDYLRQIRAMAVDMETATIFVVGFINEIPHGALLLVSDNPMTPEGVKTAESDSKVTSGYVQAHLQIGIDSLIELQNSGESVKHLRFE; translated from the coding sequence ATGAAAGACAAAGCCTCCATTGTGGAGAATTGGCTGCCGCGCTACACGGGCGTTCCGCTCAAAGAGTTTGGGCAATATATTCTCCTGACTAACTTCATCAACTACGTGCAAATGTTTGCTCAGCAGTTTGGTGTTGAGGTGCGCGGACTAGATAAGCCAATGCAAACGGCAACGGCAAACAATATCACGATCATCAACTTCGGCATGGGCTCGCCGATGGCGGCCACCGTCATGGATTTGCTCTCCGCCATCAATCCCAAAGCGGCGCTTTTCCTAGGTAAATGCGGTGGCCTGAAAAGCAAGACCAAGCTAGGTGACTTGATTCTACCTATCGCGGCTATTCGCGGCGAAGGTACTTCCGACGACTACCTACCTCCGGAAATCCCCGCACTGCCCTCTTTCCGTCTGCAACGCGCTGTTTCTTCAATGATCAAGAAACACGAGAAGGACTATTGGACCGGCACGGTGTACACGACCAACCGTCGGGTGTGGGAACACGACGCCGCTTTCAAGGACTACCTGCGCCAGATCCGGGCCATGGCCGTGGACATGGAAACGGCGACCATCTTCGTGGTAGGCTTTATTAACGAGATTCCGCACGGCGCGCTGCTGCTGGTATCAGATAACCCCATGACGCCAGAAGGCGTGAAAACCGCTGAGAGCGACTCGAAAGTAACGTCGGGCTACGTGCAGGCACACCTTCAAATCGGTATCGATTCCTTGATTGAATTGCAGAACTCCGGCGAGTCGGTGAAGCACTTGCGGTTTGAATAA